One genomic segment of Dehalococcoidia bacterium includes these proteins:
- a CDS encoding ABC transporter ATP-binding protein, with the protein MSQSTPDQQTDTLLKLQDVSRVYQMGQVKVRAVTDLTLEIKRGELIVILGPSGSGKTTLLNLIGGIDSPTSGRIFYDGKDITALDEKGLTHYRRENIGFIFQFFNLIPSLTAKENVEFAAELVKAPRNPLEMLAIVGLEDRADHYPSELSGGEQQRVAIARALVKDPPILIGDEPTGDLDYDTGKNILDAMRRINRERLKTVLLVTHNAAIGEMADRVIRMRSGRIIEIIRNPSPIDPQELKW; encoded by the coding sequence ATGAGCCAATCGACACCAGATCAGCAGACTGATACATTGCTCAAACTTCAGGATGTCTCCCGCGTCTATCAGATGGGACAGGTTAAAGTGAGGGCCGTAACCGATCTCACGCTTGAAATCAAGCGGGGCGAACTCATCGTCATCCTGGGGCCGAGCGGATCTGGGAAGACGACTCTGCTGAATCTGATCGGGGGAATCGATTCACCGACTTCAGGTAGAATCTTCTATGACGGCAAGGACATCACGGCGCTGGATGAAAAAGGCCTGACCCATTACCGCCGGGAGAACATCGGCTTCATCTTCCAGTTTTTCAACCTTATCCCATCACTCACCGCCAAAGAAAATGTGGAATTCGCCGCCGAACTGGTCAAGGCGCCGAGGAACCCCCTGGAGATGCTGGCTATCGTCGGCCTCGAGGATCGGGCCGATCACTATCCCAGCGAACTCTCCGGCGGAGAACAGCAACGGGTGGCCATTGCCCGGGCGCTGGTGAAGGACCCGCCGATCCTGATCGGGGATGAGCCCACCGGCGATCTGGACTATGACACCGGCAAGAACATCCTTGACGCCATGCGGCGCATCAACCGGGAACGGCTCAAGACCGTCCTGCTGGTGACCCACAACGCCGCCATCGGCGAAATGGCGGACCGTGTCATCCGTATGCGTAGCGGCCGGATCATCGAGATCATCCGGAACCCATCACCCATCGACCCGCAGGAACTCAAGTGGTGA